In one Streptomyces sp. NBC_01288 genomic region, the following are encoded:
- a CDS encoding GmrSD restriction endonuclease domain-containing protein: MPDEAFSIDKRPLRDLLRQVEVGKAQLPEFQRGWVWPYPNIASLLASISLSYPVGTVMLLKAGGDVRFKYRPIEGATPVGEPEPDTLVLDGQQRLTSLFQALKLKGPVVTQDLRKHQVSGWFYVDMVQALDENGDREDAIRFLPESRKVLNFRGQVIEDYSTSEREYEAQLFPLHAVFDGGDWGYEFTDHWNGDKEKRTLWRDFNEAFVRPFDRYHVPVIELGQATPRQAVCQVFEKVNTGGVTLTVFELLTATYAADEFDLRSHWERECRAAWKAPKYRILREVSNTDFLQAVTLLATAERREREAERGTEEERLPRIGCKRKDMLALSLEDYKRFAPSVITGFKKAAKFLHQQFLFDTKFLPYGTQLIPLAAILALAGDAAQSAGAQHKLARWYWCGVFGELYGGSTETRFSQDLPDVVDWIREDAAEPRTVTAAQFAPGRLLTLRTRNSAAYKGVYALLLKAGALDWRTGEKAEVIGYFDESIDIHHIFPKTWCEKAGYTPADYNSIINKTPLTARTNRIIGGAAPSDYLDRLAKTAQTPDEGVAERIRSHLARPELMAADDFDGFFTARRAALLRSIAAAMGKPLLDDDPNAEGPGINLDTADDTDDL; the protein is encoded by the coding sequence GTGCCCGACGAAGCGTTCAGCATCGACAAGCGACCGCTGCGGGACCTGCTGCGGCAGGTCGAGGTCGGCAAGGCCCAACTGCCTGAGTTCCAAAGGGGTTGGGTGTGGCCCTACCCGAACATCGCGAGCCTCCTCGCGTCGATCTCACTGAGTTATCCCGTCGGCACCGTCATGTTGCTCAAGGCCGGCGGCGACGTCCGGTTCAAGTACCGGCCGATCGAAGGAGCTACCCCGGTCGGTGAGCCCGAGCCCGACACGCTCGTGCTCGATGGGCAGCAGCGGCTGACATCACTGTTCCAGGCTCTGAAGCTCAAGGGCCCTGTGGTGACACAGGACTTGCGCAAGCACCAGGTGTCGGGCTGGTTCTACGTCGACATGGTCCAGGCACTCGACGAGAACGGCGACCGCGAGGACGCCATCCGGTTCCTGCCCGAATCGCGCAAGGTCCTCAACTTCCGGGGTCAGGTCATCGAGGACTACTCGACTTCCGAGCGCGAGTACGAGGCCCAACTCTTCCCGCTCCACGCGGTGTTCGACGGCGGGGACTGGGGTTACGAGTTCACCGACCACTGGAACGGTGACAAGGAAAAGCGCACGCTGTGGCGGGACTTCAACGAGGCGTTCGTCCGCCCCTTCGACCGCTACCACGTGCCGGTCATCGAGCTCGGACAGGCGACCCCGCGCCAAGCCGTGTGCCAAGTGTTCGAGAAGGTCAACACCGGCGGGGTCACCCTGACCGTGTTCGAGCTGCTGACCGCGACCTACGCGGCGGACGAGTTCGATCTGCGTAGTCACTGGGAGCGAGAATGCCGGGCTGCCTGGAAGGCCCCCAAGTACCGCATCCTCCGTGAGGTCTCCAACACAGACTTCCTGCAGGCCGTCACCCTGTTGGCCACGGCTGAAAGGCGCGAGCGCGAGGCGGAACGCGGAACGGAAGAGGAGCGGCTGCCGCGCATCGGCTGCAAGCGCAAGGACATGCTCGCTCTGTCCCTGGAGGACTACAAACGCTTCGCGCCGTCCGTCATCACCGGCTTCAAGAAGGCGGCGAAGTTCCTCCACCAGCAGTTCCTCTTCGACACGAAGTTCCTGCCGTACGGCACTCAGTTGATCCCCCTCGCCGCGATCCTGGCCCTGGCCGGGGACGCCGCGCAGAGCGCCGGAGCGCAGCACAAGCTCGCCCGCTGGTACTGGTGCGGTGTGTTCGGAGAGCTCTACGGCGGCTCGACCGAAACCCGGTTCAGTCAGGATCTGCCGGACGTCGTCGACTGGATCCGCGAGGACGCCGCAGAGCCACGGACGGTCACCGCCGCGCAGTTCGCTCCCGGTCGCCTGCTGACGCTCCGCACTCGCAACAGCGCCGCGTACAAAGGGGTTTACGCTCTCCTGCTCAAGGCGGGCGCCCTGGACTGGCGTACCGGAGAGAAGGCCGAGGTCATCGGGTACTTCGACGAGTCCATCGACATCCACCACATCTTCCCCAAGACGTGGTGCGAGAAGGCCGGTTACACTCCCGCCGACTACAACTCGATCATCAACAAGACCCCGTTGACCGCCCGCACCAACCGGATCATCGGAGGGGCGGCTCCCTCCGACTACCTGGACCGTCTGGCCAAGACCGCGCAGACCCCGGACGAAGGCGTCGCCGAACGTATCCGTTCTCACCTGGCCCGACCCGAACTCATGGCGGCCGACGACTTCGACGGGTTCTTCACCGCGCGCAGAGCCGCGCTGCTCCGCAGCATCGCGGCCGCGATGGGCAAGCCGCTCCTGGACGACGATCCGAACGCCGAGGGTCCGGGGATCAACCTCGACACGGCGGACGACACCGACGATCTGTGA
- a CDS encoding DNA polymerase III subunit gamma and tau, whose protein sequence is MSSLALYRRYRPESFAEVIGQEHVTDPLQQALRNNRVNHAYLFSGPRGCGKTTSARILARCLNCEKGPTPTPCGECLSCTDLARNGPGSIDVIEIDAASHGGVDDARELREKAFFGPASSRYKIYIIDEAHMVTSAGFNALLKVVEEPPEHLKFIFATTEPEKVIGTIRSRTHHYPFRLVPPSTLREYLGQVCGQENIPVEEGVLPLVVRAGAGSVRDSMSVMDQLLAGASTDGVTYAMATSLLGYTDASLLDSVVEAFATGDGAAAFEVVDRIIDGGNDPRRFVADLLERLRDLVILAAVPDALDKGLIDAPTDVLERMQAQAGTFGAAELSRAADLVNTGLTEMRGATSPRLQLELICARVMLPAAYGDEQSVMARLDRLERGVNFAGGGGAPTMAYVPGPDAHPQAPPQPQAHAQPPAQVHAPAPVPPGGGAAAARAAVRGPGAPGATPAPVATPPAMPAEQPPAPAPAYVQPAPPTPEPQQPQPQPQAQPQAPTPGAWPTATAAGSGRRPGGWPTAAPTGGGQPPAPAHNTPVPASAPQTAAPAQAAVAPPAGSLDPRMLWPNILEVVKNRRRFTWILLSQNAQVTGFDGTTLQIGFVNAGARDNFNSSGSEDVLKQALSEQFNVQWKIDAVVDPSGGGTPPPQPGGSYGGGGGGAAGGYGGAPSGGYGTPAPATSAPRPASPQPTPAPAPTNTPNSPSSQAPAPAQPSAPPAPAPRTVSAEDDTPEDDDPDLDESALSGHELIVRELGATVIEEFTNE, encoded by the coding sequence GTGTCGTCTCTCGCGCTCTACCGCCGTTACCGCCCGGAGTCGTTCGCCGAGGTCATCGGGCAGGAACATGTCACCGACCCGTTGCAGCAGGCGCTGCGGAACAACCGGGTCAATCACGCGTACCTGTTCAGCGGGCCGCGGGGCTGCGGCAAGACCACGAGCGCGCGCATCCTGGCCCGTTGTCTGAACTGCGAGAAGGGCCCCACCCCCACCCCCTGCGGCGAGTGCCTGTCCTGCACGGACCTCGCGCGCAACGGACCCGGTTCCATCGACGTCATCGAGATCGACGCCGCGTCGCACGGTGGTGTGGACGACGCCCGTGAGCTGCGCGAGAAGGCGTTCTTCGGGCCCGCGAGCAGTCGCTACAAGATCTACATCATCGACGAGGCCCACATGGTCACGTCGGCCGGCTTCAACGCGCTGCTCAAGGTCGTCGAAGAGCCGCCGGAGCACCTCAAGTTCATCTTCGCGACCACCGAACCCGAGAAGGTCATCGGGACCATCCGGTCGCGCACGCACCACTACCCCTTCCGGCTCGTGCCGCCCAGCACCCTGCGCGAGTACCTCGGCCAGGTCTGCGGGCAGGAGAACATCCCCGTCGAGGAGGGCGTCCTGCCCCTCGTCGTGCGCGCCGGCGCCGGTTCCGTGCGTGACTCCATGTCCGTCATGGACCAGTTGCTCGCCGGCGCCAGCACCGACGGTGTGACATACGCCATGGCGACCTCGCTGCTCGGCTACACCGACGCCTCGCTCCTCGACTCCGTCGTCGAGGCCTTCGCCACCGGTGACGGCGCCGCCGCCTTCGAGGTCGTCGACCGCATCATCGACGGCGGCAACGACCCGCGCCGGTTCGTCGCCGACCTGCTGGAGCGCCTCCGCGACCTGGTGATCCTCGCGGCCGTCCCCGACGCCCTCGACAAGGGCCTCATCGACGCCCCCACCGACGTACTCGAACGCATGCAGGCCCAGGCGGGCACCTTCGGCGCCGCCGAACTCAGCCGCGCCGCCGACCTCGTCAACACCGGCCTGACCGAGATGCGCGGCGCCACCTCCCCCCGCCTCCAGCTCGAACTCATCTGCGCCCGCGTCATGCTCCCCGCCGCCTACGGCGACGAGCAGTCGGTCATGGCCCGCCTCGACCGACTGGAGCGCGGCGTCAACTTCGCGGGCGGCGGCGGAGCGCCCACCATGGCCTACGTCCCCGGACCCGACGCCCACCCCCAAGCACCACCCCAACCCCAAGCCCACGCGCAGCCCCCTGCCCAGGTTCACGCCCCGGCCCCCGTCCCGCCGGGCGGTGGTGCCGCCGCCGCACGCGCAGCCGTACGAGGTCCAGGGGCGCCCGGCGCCACCCCGGCTCCCGTCGCGACCCCGCCCGCGATGCCGGCGGAGCAGCCCCCCGCCCCCGCACCCGCCTACGTCCAGCCCGCCCCGCCCACCCCGGAACCCCAACAGCCCCAGCCTCAGCCTCAGGCACAACCCCAGGCCCCCACCCCCGGCGCCTGGCCCACCGCCACAGCCGCGGGCAGCGGTCGCCGCCCCGGCGGCTGGCCCACGGCGGCACCGACAGGTGGCGGACAACCCCCGGCCCCCGCCCACAACACCCCCGTACCGGCCTCCGCACCCCAGACCGCGGCCCCCGCCCAAGCCGCCGTCGCACCCCCGGCCGGCAGCCTCGACCCCCGCATGCTCTGGCCGAACATCCTGGAAGTGGTGAAGAACCGCCGCCGTTTCACCTGGATCCTGCTCAGCCAGAACGCGCAGGTCACCGGTTTCGACGGCACGACCCTCCAGATCGGCTTCGTCAACGCCGGTGCGCGGGACAACTTCAACAGCAGCGGCAGCGAGGACGTGCTGAAGCAGGCGCTGTCCGAGCAGTTCAACGTCCAGTGGAAGATCGACGCGGTCGTGGACCCGTCGGGCGGCGGCACCCCGCCCCCGCAACCGGGCGGTTCCTACGGCGGCGGTGGCGGCGGCGCCGCGGGTGGTTACGGAGGTGCGCCGTCCGGTGGCTATGGCACCCCCGCCCCCGCCACGTCCGCCCCCCGCCCGGCATCCCCCCAGCCCACGCCCGCGCCCGCCCCCACGAACACCCCCAACTCCCCCTCGTCACAGGCCCCGGCGCCCGCCCAACCCTCCGCGCCCCCGGCACCCGCGCCCCGCACCGTCTCCGCCGAGGACGACACTCCGGAGGACGACGACCCCGACCTCGACGAGTCGGCCCTCTCCGGCCACGAACTCATCGTCCGAGAACTGGGAGCCACGGTCATCGAGGAATTCACCAACGAGTAG
- the purD gene encoding phosphoribosylamine--glycine ligase, with the protein MKVLVIGTGAREHALCHSLSNDPDVTALHCAPGNAGIAEAAELHEVDPLDGAAVAALATELGAELVVVGPEAPLVAGVADAVRAAGIPVFGPSGEAAQLEGSKAFAKEVMAAAGVPTARSYVCTTPQEVDAALDAFGAPYVVKDDGLAAGKGVVVTDDLEAAKAHANACERVVIEEFLDGPEVSLFAITDGVTVVPLQPAQDFKRALDGDEGPNTGGMGAYSPLPWADPKLVDEVMQTVLQPTVDEMRHRGTPFSGLLYAGLAITSRGVRVIEFNARFGDPETQVVLARLKTPLSGVLLAAADGTLDDLAPLRWSEDAAVTVVIASRNYPGTPRTGDPITGLDEVAAQDAPHAYVLHAGTRYDGDDVVSAGGRVLSVTATGADLTQARERAYAAVARVRLDGSQHRTDIAAKAAGG; encoded by the coding sequence GTGAAGGTCCTCGTCATCGGTACCGGCGCCCGCGAACACGCCCTGTGCCATTCCCTGTCCAACGACCCCGACGTCACCGCCCTGCACTGCGCCCCCGGCAACGCCGGCATCGCCGAGGCAGCCGAGTTGCACGAGGTCGACCCCCTGGACGGCGCAGCCGTAGCCGCGCTGGCCACCGAACTCGGTGCCGAGCTGGTCGTGGTCGGCCCGGAGGCACCCCTCGTCGCCGGGGTCGCCGACGCCGTGCGCGCGGCGGGCATCCCGGTCTTCGGCCCCTCCGGGGAGGCCGCGCAGCTGGAGGGCTCCAAGGCCTTCGCCAAGGAAGTGATGGCGGCGGCCGGTGTGCCGACCGCCCGCTCCTACGTCTGCACGACCCCGCAAGAGGTCGACGCGGCCCTCGACGCCTTCGGTGCGCCGTACGTCGTGAAGGACGACGGACTGGCCGCGGGCAAGGGCGTCGTCGTCACCGACGACCTCGAAGCCGCGAAGGCGCACGCCAACGCCTGCGAGCGGGTCGTCATCGAGGAGTTCCTCGACGGCCCCGAGGTGTCGCTCTTCGCGATCACCGACGGCGTCACCGTCGTCCCGCTCCAGCCCGCGCAGGACTTCAAGCGCGCGCTGGACGGCGACGAGGGCCCGAACACCGGCGGCATGGGCGCGTACTCCCCGCTGCCGTGGGCCGACCCGAAGCTGGTGGACGAGGTCATGCAGACCGTCCTCCAGCCGACCGTCGACGAGATGCGCCACCGCGGCACCCCCTTCTCCGGCCTCCTCTACGCGGGCCTCGCGATCACGTCTCGCGGCGTCCGGGTCATCGAGTTCAACGCCCGGTTCGGCGACCCGGAGACCCAGGTGGTCCTGGCCCGCCTGAAGACCCCGCTGTCCGGCGTCCTGCTCGCCGCCGCGGACGGCACCCTCGACGACCTGGCCCCCCTGCGCTGGAGCGAGGACGCGGCGGTCACCGTCGTCATCGCCTCGCGCAACTACCCGGGCACCCCGCGCACCGGCGACCCGATCACCGGCCTCGACGAGGTCGCGGCGCAGGACGCCCCGCACGCGTACGTGCTGCACGCCGGGACCAGGTACGACGGCGACGACGTCGTCAGCGCGGGCGGCCGCGTCCTCTCCGTCACGGCGACCGGCGCGGACCTCACGCAGGCCCGCGAGCGTGCGTACGCGGCCGTGGCCCGCGTCCGTCTCGACGGTTCCCAGCACCGTACGGACATCGCGGCGAAGGCGGCGGGCGGCTAA
- a CDS encoding N,N-dimethylformamidase beta subunit family domain-containing protein, giving the protein MGSEQIRRWESGALAHAVTDPFGQGPVPWLRGSETYFDDTGHVVPWYVDPTPAHAPRTSGRNAPKLPAPRASEGGGPRSADDVRRQIKGFTSAGAVAPGEALDFHVTVDPPQEFAVDIYRIGHYGGDGAAKITTSPRLSGIVQPPPLTADRTVSCHHWWLSWRLQIPSYWSIGAYVAVLTTADGYRSHIPFTVRDNHPADLLLLLPDITWQAYNLYPEDGHTGASLYHAWDGDGRLLGESEAATTVSFDRPYAGAGLPLHVGHAYDFIRWAERYGYDLAYADARDLHSGRVDPTRYRGLVFPGHDEYWSTQMRRTVERARDHGTSLVFLSANTMYWQVELGPSPSGVPDRLLTCRKRRGPGKPVLWREVDRPEQQLVGIQYAGRVPEPHPLIVRNADHWLWEATGAGEGDQIEGLVAGEADRYFPRTQLPPHEERILLAHSPYADGEGALRHQETSLYRAPSGSLVFASGTFAWSPALDRPGHVDARVQRATANLLDRICKHD; this is encoded by the coding sequence ATGGGGTCGGAGCAGATCCGCCGCTGGGAGTCCGGAGCGCTGGCGCACGCCGTCACGGACCCCTTCGGGCAGGGCCCGGTCCCCTGGCTCCGGGGCAGCGAGACCTACTTCGACGACACCGGCCACGTCGTCCCCTGGTACGTGGACCCGACCCCGGCCCACGCCCCCCGCACCTCCGGCAGGAACGCCCCCAAGCTCCCGGCGCCACGCGCGTCCGAGGGCGGCGGTCCGCGCTCGGCCGACGATGTCCGCCGCCAGATCAAGGGGTTCACCTCGGCCGGCGCGGTCGCACCCGGCGAGGCGCTCGACTTCCACGTCACGGTCGACCCGCCCCAGGAGTTCGCCGTCGACATCTACCGCATCGGCCACTACGGCGGTGACGGCGCCGCGAAGATCACCACCAGCCCCCGGCTCTCGGGCATCGTCCAGCCCCCGCCGCTCACCGCCGACCGCACGGTCTCCTGCCACCACTGGTGGCTGTCCTGGCGCTTGCAGATCCCGAGCTACTGGAGCATCGGCGCGTACGTGGCCGTCCTCACGACCGCCGACGGCTACCGCTCGCACATCCCCTTCACGGTCCGCGACAACCACCCCGCCGACCTGCTCCTCCTCCTGCCCGACATCACCTGGCAGGCCTACAACCTCTACCCGGAGGACGGCCACACCGGCGCGAGCCTCTACCACGCCTGGGACGGCGACGGCCGCCTCCTCGGCGAGTCCGAGGCCGCGACGACGGTCTCCTTCGACCGCCCGTACGCGGGCGCGGGCCTGCCCCTCCATGTGGGCCACGCCTACGACTTCATCCGCTGGGCCGAGCGCTACGGCTACGATCTCGCCTACGCCGACGCCCGCGACCTGCACTCAGGACGCGTCGACCCCACCCGCTACCGGGGGTTGGTCTTCCCGGGCCACGACGAGTACTGGTCGACACAGATGCGCCGTACCGTCGAACGCGCCCGCGACCACGGCACGTCCCTCGTCTTCCTCTCCGCCAACACCATGTACTGGCAAGTGGAGTTGGGGCCGTCCCCGTCCGGTGTCCCCGACCGCCTGCTCACCTGCCGCAAGCGCCGGGGCCCGGGCAAACCGGTGCTGTGGCGCGAAGTCGACCGCCCAGAGCAGCAGTTGGTCGGCATCCAGTACGCGGGCCGCGTGCCCGAGCCGCACCCTTTGATCGTCCGCAACGCCGACCACTGGCTGTGGGAGGCGACCGGCGCCGGGGAGGGCGACCAGATCGAGGGCCTGGTCGCGGGCGAGGCCGACCGGTACTTCCCGCGCACCCAGCTGCCCCCGCACGAGGAGCGCATCCTGCTCGCCCACTCCCCGTACGCGGACGGCGAGGGCGCCCTCCGCCACCAGGAGACGTCCCTGTACCGGGCGCCGTCCGGTTCCCTCGTCTTCGCCTCCGGCACCTTCGCCTGGTCACCGGCCCTGGACCGCCCCGGCCACGTGGACGCCCGCGTCCAGCGCGCCACGGCCAACCTCCTGGACCGCATCTGCAAGCACGACTAA
- a CDS encoding phosphoribosylaminoimidazolesuccinocarboxamide synthase, producing the protein MSGFVEKPEPLQVPGLTHLHTGKVRELYQNEAGDLVMVASDRMSAYDWVLPTEIPDKGRVLTQLSLWWFDQLADLIPNHVLGTDLPPGAPADWAGRTLICKSLQMVPVECVARGYLTGSGLVEYDASRTVCGLALPEGLVDGSELPAPIFTPATKAAVGEHDENVSYEEVARQVGADTAAQLRQATLAVYGRARDIARERGIVLADTKFEFGFDGETLIAADEVLTPDSSRFWPAETWEPGHAQPSYDKQFVRDWLTGPESGWDRRSEQPPPALPQQVVDATRAKYIEAYERLTGLNWA; encoded by the coding sequence GTGTCCGGATTCGTAGAAAAGCCCGAGCCGCTCCAGGTTCCGGGCCTGACGCACCTCCACACCGGCAAGGTGCGCGAGCTCTACCAGAACGAGGCGGGCGACCTCGTGATGGTCGCCAGCGACCGCATGTCCGCCTACGACTGGGTGCTGCCCACGGAGATCCCCGACAAGGGCCGCGTCCTCACCCAGCTCTCCCTCTGGTGGTTCGACCAGCTCGCCGACCTGATCCCCAACCACGTCCTCGGCACCGACCTCCCGCCCGGCGCCCCCGCCGACTGGGCGGGCCGCACCCTCATCTGCAAGTCCCTCCAGATGGTCCCGGTCGAGTGCGTGGCCCGCGGCTACCTCACCGGCTCCGGCCTGGTCGAGTACGACGCCTCCCGCACGGTCTGCGGCCTCGCCCTCCCCGAGGGCCTGGTCGACGGCAGCGAACTCCCGGCCCCGATCTTCACCCCGGCGACGAAGGCCGCCGTAGGGGAGCACGACGAGAACGTGTCGTACGAGGAGGTCGCGCGTCAGGTCGGTGCCGACACCGCCGCGCAGCTGCGCCAGGCGACGCTCGCGGTGTACGGCCGGGCCCGGGACATCGCGCGCGAGCGGGGCATCGTCCTCGCGGACACGAAGTTCGAGTTCGGCTTCGACGGCGAGACGCTGATCGCCGCCGACGAGGTGCTCACCCCGGACTCGTCCCGCTTCTGGCCGGCCGAGACCTGGGAGCCGGGCCACGCGCAGCCGTCGTACGACAAGCAGTTCGTGCGCGACTGGCTCACCGGCCCGGAGTCCGGCTGGGACCGCAGGAGCGAGCAGCCGCCGCCGGCGCTTCCGCAGCAGGTGGTGGACGCGACGCGCGCGAAGTACATCGAGGCGTACGAGCGCCTGACGGGCCTGAACTGGGCCTAG
- a CDS encoding response regulator transcription factor, producing the protein MTAPVVRLLLADDEHLIRGALAALLGLEDDLVVVAEAATGPEALAMARAHEPDVAVLDLQMPGADGVKVATSLRAELPGCRVLIVTGHGRPGHLKRALAAGVRGFVPKTVSAQRLAEIIRTVHAGNRYVDPELAADAISAGDSPLTAREAEVLELAADGAPVAEIAERAALSQGTVRNYLSSAVSKLGAENRHAAVRLARERGWV; encoded by the coding sequence ATGACCGCCCCCGTCGTAAGACTCCTGCTCGCCGATGACGAGCACCTCATCCGGGGTGCGCTTGCCGCGTTGCTCGGGCTGGAGGATGACCTCGTGGTGGTGGCCGAGGCTGCTACCGGGCCCGAGGCGTTGGCCATGGCTCGGGCTCATGAGCCGGATGTGGCTGTGCTGGATCTTCAGATGCCGGGGGCGGACGGTGTGAAGGTGGCCACATCGTTGCGGGCCGAGTTGCCGGGGTGCCGGGTGTTGATCGTGACCGGGCATGGGCGGCCCGGGCATCTGAAGAGGGCGCTTGCGGCGGGGGTGCGGGGGTTTGTGCCGAAGACCGTCAGTGCGCAGCGGCTTGCCGAGATCATTCGTACCGTGCATGCCGGAAACCGTTATGTCGACCCCGAGTTGGCCGCCGACGCGATCTCCGCCGGGGACTCGCCGCTGACCGCCCGTGAGGCCGAGGTGCTGGAGTTGGCCGCCGACGGGGCGCCGGTCGCGGAGATCGCCGAACGGGCCGCGCTCTCGCAGGGGACCGTACGGAACTATCTCTCGTCCGCCGTCTCGAAACTCGGGGCCGAGAACCGGCATGCGGCAGTGCGTCTCGCACGCGAGCGAGGTTGGGTATAG
- a CDS encoding ABC transporter permease yields MSTVTTTTTASTTTPVGRLRALGRAELALLRRNRSAVVTALLVPLALPFSVRPAVEQMDLKGEGLSVGGMMLTAAIGFSLLFAVYSSLVSAFVARREELVLKRLRTGELGDAEILTGTALPAVCLGFVQSVLLAVACVLLLDAGAPAMPQLVVLGLLFGLFLSAALAALTATITRTAESAQVTALPVLFASMLGSGIIIPLQLLPDRVAAVCQFLPLSPAIRLISGGWNGDLSGYDALGAVLTALAWTVLAVFAVRRWFRWEPRR; encoded by the coding sequence ATGAGTACCGTGACGACTACGACGACGGCTTCTACGACTACTCCGGTCGGGCGGCTACGGGCGCTCGGGCGGGCCGAGTTGGCGTTGCTGAGGCGGAACCGGAGTGCGGTCGTCACGGCGTTGCTGGTGCCGTTGGCGTTGCCGTTCAGTGTGCGGCCGGCCGTTGAGCAGATGGATCTCAAGGGGGAGGGGCTGTCGGTCGGGGGGATGATGCTCACGGCCGCGATCGGGTTCTCGTTGCTGTTCGCCGTGTACTCGTCGCTGGTGAGTGCCTTTGTCGCGCGGCGGGAGGAACTGGTCCTCAAGCGGTTGCGCACCGGGGAGTTGGGCGACGCCGAGATCCTCACGGGGACCGCGCTGCCGGCGGTGTGTCTCGGGTTCGTGCAGTCCGTGCTGCTGGCGGTGGCGTGCGTGCTGCTGCTCGACGCGGGGGCGCCCGCGATGCCCCAACTCGTCGTGCTGGGGCTGCTGTTCGGGCTGTTCCTGAGCGCCGCGCTGGCCGCCCTCACGGCGACGATCACCCGGACCGCGGAGAGCGCGCAGGTGACCGCGTTGCCGGTGCTGTTCGCGTCCATGCTGGGCTCCGGGATCATCATCCCGCTACAGCTTCTGCCCGATCGTGTCGCCGCCGTCTGCCAATTCCTTCCGCTCTCCCCCGCGATCCGGCTGATCAGCGGCGGCTGGAACGGCGACCTGTCCGGCTACGACGCACTCGGCGCCGTCCTGACCGCGCTGGCCTGGACGGTTCTCGCGGTGTTTGCTGTACGGCGGTGGTTCCGGTGGGAGCCGCGGCGCTGA
- a CDS encoding ABC transporter ATP-binding protein: MDTNEHEHVIEVTDLRRVYGGGFEAVRGITFSVRRGEVFALLGTNGAGKTSTVELLEGLAPASGGRVRVLGHDPYSERAAVRPRTGVMLQEGGFPSELTVAETARMWAGCTSGARPEAEALALVGLARRADVRVKQLSGGERRRLDLALALLGSPEVLFLDEPTTGLDAEGRQDTWELVRALRDGGTTVLLTTHYLEEAEGLADRLAILSEGRIAVTGTPAEVTAGRPSRISFELPSGYFVGDLPPLGPLGVVGHEVAGRVVRLETRELQRAATGLLVWAERAGIELRRLEVRSASLEEAFLGIAREHGREQEVAV, from the coding sequence ATGGACACCAACGAACACGAACACGTGATTGAGGTCACTGACCTACGCCGTGTGTACGGGGGCGGGTTCGAGGCTGTGCGGGGGATCACATTCTCCGTGCGGCGCGGGGAGGTCTTCGCGCTCCTGGGCACCAATGGCGCGGGCAAGACGTCCACGGTCGAACTTCTTGAGGGCCTCGCACCGGCGTCCGGCGGCCGGGTGCGCGTCCTCGGCCACGATCCCTACAGCGAGCGGGCCGCCGTACGGCCGCGGACCGGGGTGATGTTGCAGGAGGGCGGGTTTCCGTCCGAGCTGACCGTCGCGGAGACCGCGCGGATGTGGGCCGGCTGCACGAGCGGGGCGCGGCCCGAAGCGGAGGCGCTCGCGCTGGTCGGGCTCGCGCGGCGGGCGGACGTACGGGTGAAGCAGTTGTCCGGGGGTGAACGGCGGCGGCTCGATCTCGCGCTCGCGCTGCTCGGGTCGCCGGAGGTGCTGTTCCTCGACGAGCCGACGACCGGGCTGGACGCCGAAGGGCGGCAGGACACCTGGGAGTTGGTGCGGGCGCTGCGCGACGGCGGGACGACCGTGCTGCTGACCACGCACTACCTGGAGGAGGCTGAGGGCCTCGCCGACCGGCTCGCGATCCTCAGCGAGGGGCGGATCGCGGTCACCGGAACTCCGGCCGAGGTGACGGCGGGGCGGCCGTCGCGGATCTCGTTCGAGCTGCCCTCGGGCTATTTCGTGGGGGACCTGCCGCCGCTCGGCCCGCTGGGGGTTGTCGGGCACGAGGTGGCGGGGAGGGTCGTACGGCTGGAGACGCGGGAGTTGCAGCGGGCGGCCACCGGGCTGTTGGTGTGGGCCGAGCGGGCGGGGATCGAACTGCGGCGGCTTGAGGTGCGGTCGGCTTCGCTGGAGGAGGCGTTTCTGGGAATCGCCCGGGAGCACGGGCGTGAGCAGGAGGTGGCGGTATGA
- a CDS encoding histone-like nucleoid-structuring protein Lsr2 has translation MAQKVVVTLFDDIDGSEAAETIAFGLDGKSYEIDLNQANAKKLRKALAPYVDAGRKRSRSGKAYRQTEVAPDPAAVRAWAQANKMDVPARGRIPKKIYEAFTAAQ, from the coding sequence GTGGCGCAGAAGGTCGTGGTCACTCTCTTTGACGACATCGACGGCTCGGAAGCGGCGGAAACGATCGCCTTCGGGCTCGACGGCAAGTCGTACGAGATCGACCTGAATCAAGCCAATGCCAAGAAACTGCGTAAGGCGCTCGCGCCCTACGTGGACGCGGGTCGCAAGCGGTCGAGGTCGGGCAAGGCCTACCGCCAGACCGAGGTCGCCCCCGACCCGGCGGCCGTCCGGGCCTGGGCCCAGGCGAACAAGATGGACGTGCCGGCGCGCGGACGCATCCCCAAGAAGATCTACGAGGCGTTCACCGCCGCGCAGTGA